Proteins from one Salvelinus sp. IW2-2015 linkage group LG32, ASM291031v2, whole genome shotgun sequence genomic window:
- the LOC111957049 gene encoding transcription factor HES-1-A-like gives MPADILEKTSPSSVXATPSRVSGTPDKPRTASEHRKSSKPIMEKRRRARINDSLGQLKTLILDALKKDSSRHSKLEKADILEMTVKHLRNMQRLQMAAAISRDPSVFGKYRAGFSECMSEVTRFLSTCGGVNTEIRSRLLSHLAGCVSQINTVNFSTQCQIPTYPPHPAHPLLAQAIAQIPSASPQLNGIMPCKSGSPINLTSEMAKLYSGLQIVPAATDGQFAILIPSVALTHMSAPNAIHGNPALAVPVSPVAPPVTADSVWRPW, from the exons ATGCCAGCTGATATTTTGGAGAAAACATCCCCATCCTCTGTCGYAGCCACCCCGTCGAGGGTCAGTGGAACTCCGGATAAACCAAGGACTGCCTCAGAGCACAGAAAG tcCTCAAAGCCAATTATGGAGAAGAGAAGACGTGCGCGAATCAATGACAGCCTTGGTCAGCTAAAGACCCTCATCTTGGATGCGTTAAAAAAAGAT AGCTCGAGACATTCGAAGCTCGAGAAGGCGGACATCCTTGAGATGACTGTGAAGCACCTTAGGAATATGCAGCGTCTCCAAATGGCTG CAGCTATAAGCAGGGATCCATCAGTCTTTGGCAAGTACAGAGCGGGATTCAGCGAATGCATGAGTGAAGTCACCCGTTTTCTGTCCACGTGTGGAGGGGTGAACACGGAGATCAGGTCTCGACTTCTCAGCCACTTAGCCGGCTGTGTGTCACAGATAAACACCGTAAACTTCTCAACTCAATGCCAGATCCCCACCTACCCTCCGCATCCAGCGCATCCATTGCTTGCCCAAGCCATTGCGCAAATCCCAAGTGCATCTCCTCAGTTAAATGGAATAATGCCTTGCAAAAGTGGCTCGCCTATCAACCTCACATCAGAAATGGCTAAATTATACAGTGGACTTCAGATTGTGCCGGCGGCGACAGATGGACAATTCGCCATTCTGATTCCAAGCGTGGCTCTTACGCATATGAGCGCGCCAAACGCGATACATGGCAATCCAGCACTTGCGGTGCCTGTGTCACCTGTTGCGCCTCCCGTCACCGCAGACTCCGTGTGGAGGCCATGGTAG